The Amycolatopsis sp. DG1A-15b genome window below encodes:
- the sigK gene encoding ECF RNA polymerase sigma factor SigK, with product MAAARATLTALRPPPDVSFTSEELLGRVALGDEHAFAALYDRLAGPVFGTVLQVLRSRAHAEEVTQEVLLEIWRKAAQFDPARAKVITWALTIAHRRAIDRVRAEQSARDREDRVDLLDVRQPFDDVVETALSTEERQQVRAAMSALTDLQRESIQLAYFHGLTCREVAEKLGVAIGTVKTRMRDGMIRLRDALGATR from the coding sequence ATGGCCGCCGCGCGCGCCACCCTAACCGCCCTTCGACCCCCACCCGACGTGTCATTCACTTCCGAGGAACTTCTCGGGCGCGTCGCTCTCGGCGACGAGCACGCGTTCGCCGCGCTCTACGACCGGCTCGCCGGTCCGGTCTTCGGGACCGTGCTGCAGGTGCTGCGCTCCCGCGCCCACGCCGAAGAAGTCACCCAGGAAGTGCTGCTCGAGATCTGGCGCAAGGCCGCACAGTTCGACCCCGCCCGCGCGAAGGTCATCACCTGGGCGCTGACGATCGCGCACCGCCGGGCCATCGACCGGGTCCGCGCCGAGCAGTCCGCCCGTGACCGCGAGGACCGCGTCGACCTGCTCGACGTGCGGCAACCGTTCGACGACGTCGTCGAGACCGCACTGTCCACAGAGGAACGACAGCAGGTCCGGGCGGCCATGTCCGCGCTGACCGACCTGCAGCGCGAATCCATCCAGCTCGCCTACTTCCACGGGCTCACCTGCCGCGAAGTCGCCGAAAAGCTCGGCGTCGCCATCGGTACCGTCAAAACCCGCATGCGCGACGGCATGATCCGCCTGCGGGACGCGTTGGGAGCGACCCGATGA
- a CDS encoding anti-sigma factor — MTTADVHTLTGAYALDAVTDLERAAFTRHLAECPVCAGEVAEFHATAAKLALAVAASPGTRLRSRVLSEIAETRQLPPVSTFRPQKHRPWRRRATIALAAVAAAAALVTGGIGIGVLQSNPAPVTQIAEPAPDVFTVRASGTAGGSVAVSFSRQRGEAVVIAQALPALEAGHAYQVWLIGPRGAQSAGLLHTGSGTVTAALPADVDRIGITTEPATGSPQPTTPALARVSLT; from the coding sequence ATGACCACCGCCGACGTCCACACCCTGACCGGTGCGTACGCCCTCGACGCGGTCACCGACCTCGAACGAGCCGCGTTCACCCGCCACCTGGCCGAATGCCCGGTCTGCGCCGGCGAAGTCGCCGAATTCCACGCGACCGCCGCGAAGCTCGCCCTCGCGGTGGCCGCTTCCCCCGGCACCCGGCTGCGCAGCCGGGTCCTCAGCGAGATCGCCGAAACCAGGCAGCTCCCGCCGGTGAGCACGTTCCGGCCGCAGAAGCACCGGCCGTGGCGCAGGCGCGCGACCATCGCCCTGGCGGCCGTCGCCGCCGCGGCCGCGCTGGTCACCGGCGGGATCGGCATCGGCGTCCTCCAGTCGAATCCGGCGCCCGTTACGCAGATCGCCGAGCCGGCACCAGACGTGTTCACGGTTCGCGCGAGCGGTACCGCGGGCGGTTCGGTGGCGGTGAGCTTCTCCCGGCAACGTGGCGAAGCCGTCGTCATCGCGCAGGCACTGCCCGCGCTCGAGGCCGGTCACGCCTACCAGGTGTGGCTCATCGGCCCACGAGGCGCACAGTCCGCCGGACTGCTGCACACCGGATCCGGCACCGTCACCGCAGCGCTCCCCGCCGACGTCGACCGCATCGGCATCACCACCGAACCCGCAACAGGGTCCCCGCAGCCGACAACACCGGCTCTGGCCCGGGTATCCCTCACCTGA
- a CDS encoding VOC family protein, which translates to MSDIHRATAFYEGKLGLRALQSGPSAHVADGSRTYGSGGGPALNVYQSATAGKSPATLATWYVDDLDKIVDELTSTGVEFTRYDQLEHDAKGITARAGGGRIAWFQDPDGNTFAIEADV; encoded by the coding sequence GTGTCCGACATTCACCGGGCGACCGCGTTCTACGAAGGCAAGCTCGGCCTGCGGGCGCTGCAGTCCGGCCCCAGCGCCCACGTCGCCGACGGCAGTCGAACCTACGGATCCGGTGGCGGACCGGCCCTGAACGTGTACCAGTCCGCTACCGCCGGGAAGAGCCCGGCCACCCTGGCGACCTGGTACGTCGACGACCTCGACAAGATCGTTGACGAACTCACCTCGACCGGCGTCGAGTTCACTCGCTATGACCAGCTCGAACACGACGCGAAGGGCATCACTGCCCGGGCCGGCGGTGGCCGTATCGCGTGGTTCCAGGACCCGGACGGCAACACCTTCGCCATCGAAGCCGACGTCTGA
- a CDS encoding RHS repeat-associated core domain-containing protein, with product MVALTAGVVSPVQAMASPAARPGPAAAAKPADFGSNAANSADIAVDGWGDAQGYHLEVGRESSGFAWREVALLHPAGFDDSSWTGYQCLSGDGRFAALAILPASAVNIQDARDHGAFAYSVDLASGTVHALAGGVGLKYYSPGCGAGDVAVFTVAIDQQTKLLNADLAAGKITGSVTASGQITSAVPTRTGIVGAAGNRLVSVPAMGSPAVIASVTGAVYDVRPSADGGVSFLHTAPGTKVATAAHEHAGAVTTLGTGDLTRVQLSQGRAGHAILSGATPAADPGVLAAAGITAVGDTGLARGASAASLDGDALLGPEADGQKTTSAVLATKTGKVFSPAVPPSSGRAATAVPTYSAAPGSTAQSPHANRLSPKADAAPAAGAAPNTTQAQSPKCAVPPLNANRQVMQPNPAQVNWAVQLAEQGLLTGSAYTRPANFANMGLVGYAPNSDFPLIPLSHPAGGTNTVPRSIFEGIMAQESNWSQASWHAPAGTAGDPLIASYYGAGGDIVSINYAASDCGYGISQVTDGMHIGDHSLSEHGQWKVAVDYQENIAAGLQILESTWNQLYADGITANNADPRYLENWYFAAWAYNSGIQPNAANGNTTGCTPGPSCTGPHGTWGLGWTNNPANLDYPPNRDPYLQDTYADAAHPASWPYQERVLGWTASPLIRYGSPAYPKPTYNGGQHWVQPAPYTAMCSLAANQCDPNATNTSNPGASHCMLDDFQCWWHNPVTWIPTCATTCATSPYAVSGGSEPANPSQNPPTCSQDTSKVPSGSIIVDDEPNRLNLQGCGSANWSDNGTFTYTYGTNSAGDPIGAIDTHQLGTGLGGRVLFTHTENGSNPALINTGVWTPNLPSLQYYKVKLHLPGLGAQATNVVYNINPGGGVSPWKIRVNQAWNSEQWVTIGTFAMQNGGNVTLTNNGSSVDQGGFGYSDFDVAFDAVAFVPQGGTPGQPIGGPVGVIDAPRGSNPAFIACGCARRTAGDPVDTSTGYFGQEFTDLTTPGRGMPLSFTRSYAEGIADPNGPNGSLAVDGPFGRGWTDSYNLNATTAANGNVTITQEDGSQVAFVDSSGTYTTAVPRFDAVLAKSGSSYVYTRRGKEIFTFDAAGGRLTAETDLAGSKANPPYQTSLAYDGGGHLSTVTDPAGRKYTLTWTGGHVTGLADTAGRTVSYSYDTNGDLTDVIDVGGGHSQYSYNSAHLMTAMRSPGNYGGAAGAVTSMVYDSAERVTGQTDPNGHTTTFGYQSGGQVLVTDPAGHQTLDTYQNGLLVSETKGYGTADAGTSSYTYDPVTLGVTTATDPDGKTRTFTYDDHGNKTSASNGLGSTTNFAYDTNDDLVETIDPNGVATVTTYDPNTLQPASTTVTQANNVVESTTGNFGPAPTRTAQSFHDDAAHPADLTRSVDANGKTTTLTYDAFGDQATVTDPAGDKTQYGYNTATGWTTSVTQASGKTTTFDRDRFGSVTKTTDPLGHVTSATYDADGNKTSTTDGNGRVTGYAYDPAGQLVKVTQADNTTQVADYNPDGTVSGFTDGLGGKTGYGYDGQGRRTARTDPDNRSTTTHLDAAGRISSVTDAAGRSTGFGYDDAGRPTSETFSDGVTPNIGYTYDQAGQRLSMTDGTGKSTWAYDTFGEIVAQTQGSGASVSFGYDSAGNQTSITYPGHTTPVARTFDDAERLKTVTDWNGNTTTFGYSPDGQVASTAYPDGVTVTNSYDDNDLLTGTTAGPALSASYGRDPAGQASSRTVSGVTQNFGYSPREQLTSAGSTGFAYDAANNPVTVGGTTQTFDAAGQLTGDMFDVLGERTKAGTTTYGYNQAGQLTSYTGANSAAYAYNGDGMRTSKTVGGATTTFVWDSAPTQNLLSDGVNSYLYGPGGLPIEQIGAASFWFVHDQVGSTIGLLDSAGAVAATYSYSPYGTVTATGSAGTPLRYTGQYTDAESGLVYLRARYYDPATALFLTLDPMVDTTRAPYAYAGDNPVNYTDPTGKCSFWSCLGEGLMVAGIAAAAVGCAVLEPCGGLALAGAGAVSAGAGMTMFGIGAVSAAAGAAMVTSGGSGPHWDFDDSGDGDAGPSKQQQSQDHAHQPENMDHVFRPKRNDHKLGPLVDSCGSEDQAMTDMIDSIGDVPDGIYGKGNEIERMVNGHLVHIRGRMMDGVFKISTAYTP from the coding sequence GTGGTCGCCCTGACGGCCGGCGTGGTTTCGCCCGTGCAGGCAATGGCGTCGCCCGCCGCGAGGCCTGGTCCCGCGGCGGCGGCGAAACCGGCCGACTTCGGTTCGAACGCGGCGAACTCCGCGGACATCGCTGTCGACGGATGGGGTGACGCGCAGGGCTACCACCTCGAAGTCGGCCGGGAGAGCAGCGGGTTCGCCTGGCGTGAAGTCGCGCTGCTCCATCCCGCCGGTTTCGACGACTCCTCCTGGACCGGCTACCAATGCCTTTCCGGCGACGGCCGGTTCGCCGCGCTGGCGATCCTGCCCGCTTCGGCGGTGAACATCCAAGACGCCCGCGACCACGGCGCCTTCGCCTACTCCGTCGACCTCGCCTCCGGCACGGTGCACGCTCTCGCCGGCGGTGTCGGCCTGAAGTACTACTCGCCCGGCTGTGGGGCCGGGGACGTCGCCGTGTTCACCGTCGCGATCGACCAGCAGACCAAGCTGCTGAACGCGGACCTCGCAGCGGGGAAGATCACCGGCTCGGTCACCGCGTCCGGGCAGATCACCTCGGCCGTGCCCACCCGGACCGGCATCGTCGGTGCCGCGGGCAACCGTCTGGTTTCCGTGCCCGCGATGGGAAGCCCGGCCGTCATCGCATCCGTCACCGGTGCGGTGTACGACGTTCGCCCCTCGGCCGACGGCGGCGTGAGCTTCCTGCACACCGCACCCGGCACCAAGGTCGCGACCGCGGCCCACGAGCACGCCGGCGCCGTCACGACCCTCGGCACCGGTGACCTCACCCGCGTGCAGCTGTCCCAGGGCCGCGCCGGGCACGCCATCCTTTCCGGCGCCACACCGGCGGCCGATCCGGGGGTGCTGGCCGCGGCCGGCATCACGGCGGTCGGGGACACCGGTCTCGCCCGCGGGGCTTCGGCGGCATCGCTCGACGGTGACGCGCTGCTCGGGCCGGAAGCCGACGGGCAGAAAACCACATCCGCCGTGCTGGCGACGAAGACGGGCAAAGTCTTCTCGCCGGCCGTCCCGCCGAGCTCCGGCCGGGCCGCCACGGCGGTGCCCACGTATTCGGCGGCTCCGGGAAGCACGGCGCAGTCACCGCACGCGAACCGCCTGAGCCCGAAAGCCGACGCAGCTCCGGCGGCCGGAGCCGCGCCGAACACCACACAGGCGCAGTCGCCGAAGTGCGCAGTGCCGCCGCTGAACGCCAACCGCCAGGTCATGCAGCCGAACCCGGCGCAGGTCAACTGGGCGGTGCAGCTGGCCGAGCAGGGCCTGCTGACCGGCAGCGCGTACACGCGCCCGGCGAACTTCGCGAACATGGGACTCGTCGGGTACGCACCCAACAGCGACTTCCCGCTGATCCCGCTCTCGCACCCGGCCGGGGGCACGAACACCGTGCCGCGGTCGATCTTCGAGGGCATCATGGCCCAGGAATCGAACTGGTCCCAGGCTTCCTGGCACGCACCGGCCGGCACCGCGGGCGACCCGCTGATCGCCAGCTACTACGGCGCCGGCGGCGACATCGTCTCGATCAACTACGCCGCTTCCGACTGCGGCTACGGGATCAGCCAGGTCACCGACGGCATGCACATCGGCGACCACTCCCTCTCCGAGCACGGCCAGTGGAAGGTCGCGGTCGACTACCAGGAGAACATCGCCGCCGGCCTGCAGATCCTGGAGAGCACCTGGAACCAGCTCTACGCGGACGGCATCACGGCGAACAACGCCGACCCGCGGTACCTGGAGAACTGGTACTTCGCGGCCTGGGCGTACAACTCCGGCATCCAGCCGAACGCGGCCAACGGCAACACCACCGGCTGCACGCCCGGGCCGTCCTGCACCGGCCCGCACGGCACCTGGGGCCTGGGCTGGACCAACAACCCGGCCAACCTCGACTACCCGCCCAACCGCGACCCGTACCTGCAGGACACCTACGCCGACGCGGCCCACCCGGCGAGCTGGCCGTACCAGGAACGCGTGCTCGGCTGGACGGCGAGTCCGCTGATCCGCTACGGCAGCCCGGCCTACCCGAAGCCGACCTACAACGGCGGCCAGCACTGGGTGCAGCCCGCGCCGTACACCGCGATGTGCTCCCTCGCGGCCAACCAGTGCGACCCCAACGCCACCAACACGTCCAACCCCGGCGCCAGCCACTGCATGCTCGACGACTTCCAGTGCTGGTGGCACAACCCGGTGACCTGGATCCCCACCTGCGCCACGACGTGCGCGACGAGCCCGTACGCGGTGTCGGGCGGGTCCGAACCGGCGAACCCCTCGCAGAACCCGCCGACGTGCAGCCAGGACACCTCGAAGGTGCCCAGCGGTTCGATCATCGTCGACGACGAGCCGAATCGGCTCAACCTGCAGGGCTGCGGATCGGCGAACTGGTCGGACAACGGCACGTTCACCTACACCTACGGCACCAACTCGGCCGGTGATCCGATCGGCGCGATCGACACCCACCAGCTCGGCACCGGCCTCGGCGGCCGGGTCCTGTTCACCCACACCGAGAACGGCTCGAACCCGGCGCTCATCAACACCGGCGTGTGGACCCCGAACCTGCCGTCGCTGCAGTACTACAAGGTCAAGCTGCACCTGCCCGGCCTCGGCGCCCAGGCGACCAACGTCGTCTACAACATCAACCCCGGCGGCGGGGTCTCCCCGTGGAAGATCCGGGTCAACCAGGCGTGGAACTCCGAGCAGTGGGTCACCATCGGCACGTTCGCCATGCAGAACGGCGGCAACGTCACGCTGACCAACAACGGCAGTTCGGTCGACCAGGGCGGGTTCGGCTACTCCGACTTCGACGTGGCCTTCGACGCCGTCGCGTTCGTGCCGCAGGGCGGTACGCCGGGCCAGCCGATCGGCGGCCCGGTGGGCGTCATCGACGCCCCACGAGGATCCAACCCGGCGTTCATCGCCTGTGGCTGCGCGCGACGGACCGCGGGTGACCCGGTCGACACGTCCACCGGCTACTTCGGCCAGGAGTTCACCGACCTGACGACACCGGGTCGCGGCATGCCGCTCAGCTTCACCCGCAGCTACGCCGAGGGCATCGCCGATCCCAACGGCCCCAACGGATCTCTCGCCGTCGACGGGCCCTTCGGCCGCGGCTGGACGGACTCGTACAACCTCAACGCGACCACGGCCGCGAACGGCAACGTGACGATCACCCAGGAGGACGGCTCCCAGGTCGCCTTCGTCGACTCGTCAGGTACGTACACGACGGCCGTCCCGCGCTTCGACGCCGTGCTGGCGAAGAGCGGCTCCAGCTACGTCTACACCAGGCGCGGCAAGGAGATCTTCACCTTCGACGCCGCCGGTGGCCGGCTCACCGCGGAGACGGACCTCGCCGGCAGCAAGGCGAATCCGCCGTACCAGACCAGCCTGGCCTACGACGGCGGCGGCCACCTGTCGACCGTCACCGACCCGGCCGGCCGCAAGTACACGCTGACCTGGACCGGTGGCCATGTCACCGGTCTGGCCGACACCGCCGGACGCACGGTCTCGTACTCGTATGACACCAACGGCGACCTCACCGACGTCATCGACGTGGGCGGTGGGCATTCCCAGTACAGCTACAACTCCGCGCACCTGATGACCGCCATGCGCTCGCCCGGGAACTACGGTGGTGCGGCGGGCGCGGTCACGTCGATGGTCTACGACAGCGCCGAGCGCGTCACCGGCCAGACCGACCCGAACGGCCACACCACCACCTTCGGCTACCAGTCCGGGGGCCAGGTGCTGGTCACCGACCCGGCCGGCCACCAGACACTGGACACCTACCAGAACGGCCTGCTGGTCTCGGAGACCAAGGGCTACGGCACGGCCGACGCGGGCACCAGCAGCTACACCTACGACCCGGTGACGCTGGGCGTGACGACGGCCACCGACCCCGACGGCAAGACCCGGACGTTCACCTACGACGACCACGGCAACAAGACGTCGGCGTCGAACGGGCTCGGGTCCACCACCAACTTCGCCTACGACACCAACGACGACCTGGTCGAGACGATCGACCCCAACGGCGTCGCCACGGTCACCACCTACGACCCGAACACGCTGCAGCCGGCCTCCACCACCGTTACCCAGGCCAACAACGTCGTCGAGTCCACCACCGGCAACTTCGGGCCCGCACCGACCCGCACCGCGCAGTCGTTCCACGACGACGCCGCGCACCCGGCCGACCTGACCCGGTCGGTGGACGCCAACGGCAAGACCACCACCTTGACCTACGACGCCTTCGGTGACCAGGCGACCGTCACCGACCCGGCCGGCGACAAGACCCAATACGGCTACAACACCGCCACCGGCTGGACGACCTCGGTCACGCAGGCGAGCGGCAAGACCACCACCTTCGACCGGGACCGGTTCGGCTCGGTCACCAAGACCACCGACCCGCTCGGGCACGTGACCTCGGCGACCTATGACGCCGACGGGAACAAGACGTCCACAACGGACGGCAACGGCCGGGTCACCGGCTACGCCTACGACCCGGCCGGCCAGCTGGTGAAGGTCACCCAGGCCGACAACACCACGCAGGTCGCCGACTACAACCCCGACGGCACCGTTTCCGGCTTCACCGACGGCCTCGGCGGCAAGACCGGCTACGGCTACGACGGCCAGGGGCGCCGCACCGCGCGCACCGACCCCGACAACCGGTCCACCACAACGCATCTGGACGCGGCAGGCCGGATCTCCTCGGTGACCGACGCCGCCGGTCGCAGTACCGGCTTCGGCTACGACGACGCCGGCCGGCCCACCTCGGAGACCTTCTCCGACGGCGTGACGCCGAACATCGGCTACACCTACGACCAGGCCGGGCAGCGGCTGTCCATGACCGACGGCACCGGTAAGTCGACCTGGGCGTACGACACCTTCGGCGAGATCGTGGCGCAGACGCAGGGCTCCGGCGCGAGCGTGTCGTTCGGCTACGACAGTGCCGGCAACCAGACGTCGATCACCTATCCCGGCCACACCACGCCGGTGGCCCGGACGTTCGACGACGCCGAGCGGCTGAAGACCGTCACCGACTGGAACGGCAACACGACCACCTTCGGCTACAGCCCGGACGGCCAGGTCGCGAGCACCGCCTACCCGGACGGCGTCACCGTCACGAACTCCTATGACGACAACGACCTGCTGACCGGGACCACGGCCGGTCCGGCGCTGTCGGCGAGCTACGGGCGGGACCCGGCCGGCCAGGCCTCGTCCCGCACGGTCTCAGGGGTGACGCAGAACTTCGGCTACTCACCGCGGGAGCAGCTCACCTCGGCCGGGTCGACCGGATTCGCCTACGACGCCGCCAACAACCCGGTCACCGTCGGCGGGACGACCCAGACCTTCGACGCGGCCGGCCAGCTCACCGGCGACATGTTCGACGTGCTGGGGGAGCGGACCAAGGCCGGTACCACGACGTACGGCTACAACCAGGCCGGCCAGCTCACGTCGTACACCGGGGCGAACTCCGCCGCCTACGCCTACAACGGCGACGGGATGCGGACCAGCAAGACCGTCGGTGGCGCCACGACGACGTTCGTGTGGGACAGCGCCCCGACGCAGAATCTCCTGTCCGACGGCGTGAACAGCTACCTGTACGGGCCGGGTGGGCTGCCCATCGAGCAGATCGGCGCCGCGAGTTTCTGGTTCGTGCACGACCAGGTCGGCTCCACCATCGGGCTGCTCGACTCGGCCGGCGCGGTGGCCGCGACCTACTCCTACAGTCCGTACGGGACGGTCACGGCGACCGGCAGCGCCGGCACCCCGCTGCGCTACACCGGCCAGTACACCGACGCCGAGTCGGGTCTGGTGTACCTGCGAGCCCGCTACTACGACCCCGCGACGGCGCTGTTCCTGACGCTGGATCCGATGGTCGACACCACCCGGGCGCCGTACGCCTACGCCGGCGACAACCCGGTCAACTACACCGACCCCACCGGCAAGTGCAGCTTCTGGAGCTGCCTCGGCGAGGGGTTGATGGTCGCCGGCATCGCCGCGGCGGCGGTCGGCTGCGCCGTGCTGGAGCCGTGCGGCGGCCTGGCGCTGGCCGGGGCCGGGGCCGTGTCGGCGGGCGCGGGCATGACCATGTTCGGGATCGGTGCCGTGTCGGCGGCGGCGGGCGCGGCGATGGTGACCTCCGGGGGTTCCGGGCCGCACTGGGACTTCGACGATTCGGGTGACGGAGACGCCGGTCCGTCCAAGCAGCAGCAGTCACAGGACCACGCGCATCAGCCGGAAAACATGGACCACGTGTTCCGGCCGAAGCGCAACGACCACAAGCTGGGGCCGTTGGTCGACAGCTGCGGCAGCGAGGACCAGGCGATGACCGACATGATCGACAGCATCGGTGACGTGCCGGACGGCATCTACGGCAAGGGAAACGAGATCGAGCGTATGGTGAACGGACACTTGGTGCACATCAGGGGCAGGATGATGGACGGCGTCTTCAAGATCTCAACGGCTTACACCCCATGA
- a CDS encoding fasciclin domain-containing protein — MRNLRIAGIGLTAAAALTLTACGSNDTATSGSSSSAPAPAPSSSMAAPSSSMASGAADGVTTNADVFGPACSQLPQGSAPGSLDSMGPQPVASAASTNPLLTKLVAAVKATNLVDTLNSQQAITVFAPADPAFAALGDAKFNELAGKPAELSPILQYHVVGKRYDAKGIATAGTLESLNTAGGPLKIEGSGENMTVNGAKILCGNIPTKNATVFVIDKVLTPGTNK, encoded by the coding sequence GTGCGTAACCTTCGTATTGCCGGTATTGGCCTGACCGCGGCCGCCGCGCTGACCCTGACCGCCTGCGGCAGCAACGACACCGCTACCTCCGGGAGCTCGAGCAGCGCCCCGGCCCCGGCGCCGTCGTCTTCGATGGCCGCTCCCTCCTCCAGCATGGCGTCCGGTGCCGCCGACGGCGTGACCACCAACGCCGACGTCTTCGGCCCGGCCTGTTCCCAGCTGCCGCAGGGCTCCGCGCCCGGCTCGCTCGATTCGATGGGCCCGCAGCCGGTCGCCTCGGCCGCGTCGACGAACCCGCTGCTGACCAAGCTGGTCGCGGCGGTCAAGGCCACCAACCTCGTGGACACCCTCAACAGCCAGCAGGCCATCACGGTGTTCGCCCCGGCCGACCCGGCGTTCGCCGCACTGGGCGACGCCAAGTTCAACGAGCTCGCCGGCAAGCCCGCCGAGCTGTCGCCGATCCTGCAGTACCACGTCGTCGGCAAGCGCTACGACGCCAAGGGCATCGCGACGGCCGGCACGCTGGAGTCGCTGAACACCGCCGGTGGCCCCCTGAAGATCGAGGGTTCGGGCGAGAACATGACCGTCAACGGCGCGAAGATCCTGTGCGGCAACATCCCCACCAAGAACGCCACGGTTTTCGTGATCGACAAGGTGCTGACCCCGGGCACCAACAAGTAA
- a CDS encoding molybdopterin-dependent oxidoreductase produces MTATKVTSPSDRPAPPQRTRLRFFAAAFTGVLALAAALAAGHLVAGFISINASPYLAVGNGAIDLTPIELKDFAVRTFGTYDKLVLLGSMAVVMVLAAALAGVLSRRSAVPGTVVVALFGLIGAFAVHQRPDLMSVALLAPIASLIVGIAVFLLLHRIAPRVWREPDSPEKSGTSRRAFLLGGAGVVVGAGAAGLGGQLISSSRDATASRDAVGKLIPARTAPTIPADADFAKLGTPPFLTVNDKFYRVDTALSVPQVRTEDWSLRLHGMVDREVRYSYRDIRDRPLVERTVTMTCVSNEVGGDYVSTSNFIGVDLADLLAEAGVRPGAEQLFCTSVDGWTSGTPVAAAQDRGRGAMLAIGMNGEPLPLEHGFPARLVTPGLFGYVSATKWVVDIEVTTWAARQAYWLKRGWSREAPIKTESRIDSHRGFANVAKGKVRVAGVAWAQHTGIEKVEVRVDQGPWQDTTLSQEVNLDTWRMWWTEVELPAGVHQVFCRATDKSGYTQTDMRAGTVPDGATGWHNVTFTAA; encoded by the coding sequence ATGACCGCGACCAAGGTGACGTCCCCGTCCGACCGCCCTGCTCCGCCGCAGCGAACGCGGCTGCGGTTCTTCGCGGCCGCGTTCACCGGGGTGCTCGCCTTGGCTGCCGCGCTGGCGGCCGGGCACCTGGTGGCGGGGTTCATCAGTATCAACGCCTCGCCCTACCTCGCGGTGGGCAACGGCGCGATCGATTTGACCCCGATCGAGCTGAAGGACTTCGCTGTCCGCACCTTCGGCACCTACGACAAGCTGGTGCTGCTGGGCAGCATGGCCGTGGTGATGGTGCTGGCCGCGGCGCTCGCGGGTGTCCTATCGCGACGGTCTGCCGTCCCCGGGACGGTGGTTGTGGCACTGTTCGGTCTCATCGGCGCGTTCGCGGTGCACCAGCGCCCGGACCTGATGTCCGTGGCACTGCTGGCCCCGATCGCCAGCTTGATCGTGGGCATCGCGGTGTTCCTGCTGCTGCACCGCATCGCGCCGCGGGTGTGGCGGGAGCCGGATTCGCCGGAGAAGTCCGGGACGTCCAGGCGGGCGTTCCTGCTCGGCGGCGCCGGGGTGGTCGTCGGTGCCGGCGCCGCCGGACTGGGCGGCCAGCTGATCAGCTCGTCCCGCGACGCCACCGCGTCCCGGGACGCGGTCGGCAAGCTGATCCCGGCGCGCACCGCGCCGACGATCCCGGCCGACGCGGACTTCGCGAAGCTCGGCACGCCGCCATTCCTCACCGTGAACGACAAGTTCTACCGCGTCGACACCGCGTTGTCGGTGCCGCAGGTGCGCACCGAGGACTGGAGCCTGCGCCTGCACGGCATGGTCGACCGCGAAGTCCGCTACAGCTACCGCGACATCCGCGACCGGCCGCTGGTCGAGCGCACCGTCACCATGACGTGCGTGTCCAACGAGGTCGGTGGCGACTACGTGTCGACCTCGAACTTCATCGGCGTCGACCTGGCCGACCTGCTCGCGGAAGCCGGCGTGCGACCCGGTGCCGAGCAGCTGTTCTGCACCAGCGTGGACGGCTGGACCTCGGGCACGCCGGTCGCGGCGGCGCAGGACCGCGGCCGGGGTGCGATGCTGGCCATCGGGATGAACGGCGAACCGCTGCCACTGGAGCACGGATTCCCGGCCCGGCTGGTCACACCCGGGCTGTTCGGGTACGTGTCGGCGACGAAGTGGGTCGTGGACATCGAAGTCACGACGTGGGCGGCCCGTCAGGCGTACTGGCTCAAGCGCGGCTGGAGCCGGGAAGCCCCGATCAAGACCGAGTCGCGGATCGACTCCCACCGCGGCTTCGCCAACGTTGCCAAGGGGAAGGTGCGCGTCGCCGGAGTCGCGTGGGCGCAGCACACCGGAATCGAGAAGGTCGAGGTCCGCGTCGACCAAGGTCCCTGGCAGGACACCACATTGTCGCAGGAGGTCAACCTCGACACGTGGCGGATGTGGTGGACCGAGGTCGAGCTGCCCGCCGGCGTGCACCAGGTGTTCTGCCGCGCCACCGACAAATCCGGCTACACCCAGACCGACATGCGGGCGGGCACCGTCCCCGACGGTGCGACCGGCTGGCACAACGTCACCTTCACGGCCGCCTGA